Proteins co-encoded in one Pseudobdellovibrionaceae bacterium genomic window:
- a CDS encoding HAD hydrolase-like protein, whose protein sequence is MCFKDFIKDYDVVIWDWNGTLLDDLTYTHKVIARILVEEGLEAITVDEYRQHFGFPVSRYYAALGLPSQGPDFDRVAQKYITGFHSYDSQMTLFEDSLELLEAAKALNVNQYVLSAANIEHLESQLQAFNIRHYFNDISGASDIYARGKIEQAQRMKPYLQERGYKKGVYVGDTDHDYEVSQVLGYDFCFSAKGHQPIEKLKDHKISYILRG, encoded by the coding sequence GTGTGTTTTAAGGACTTTATCAAAGATTATGATGTGGTGATTTGGGATTGGAATGGCACTCTTTTGGACGATTTGACCTACACACATAAGGTGATCGCAAGAATTTTGGTCGAGGAGGGGCTTGAGGCCATCACTGTCGATGAATATCGGCAACACTTTGGCTTTCCTGTTTCACGTTATTATGCGGCCTTAGGTTTGCCCTCCCAAGGGCCTGACTTTGATCGTGTGGCCCAAAAGTATATTACAGGCTTTCACTCGTATGATTCACAGATGACCTTATTTGAAGATTCACTAGAGCTTTTGGAAGCCGCCAAAGCCCTTAATGTGAACCAATATGTTTTGTCTGCGGCGAATATTGAACACCTTGAATCACAATTACAGGCCTTCAATATAAGGCACTATTTTAATGATATTTCTGGTGCTAGTGACATTTATGCCAGGGGCAAAATTGAGCAGGCCCAAAGAATGAAGCCCTATTTACAAGAGCGTGGTTATAAAAAAGGGGTGTATGTTGGGGATACAGATCATGACTATGAGGTGAGCCAAGTGTTGGGATATGATTTCTGCTTTTCCGCCAAAGGTCATCAGCCTATAGAAAAATTAAAAGATCATAAGATTTCTTACATACTTAGGGGCTAG
- a CDS encoding DUF3147 family protein, which translates to MYFFIKTLISALVIAGVTMLSEKTPVGAALLKSLPLTSFLVFLFMKYEGRTNQEISRMSWDILWLVLPSLILFVVFPILLDKGQGFGTSLFVASIVMVTAYGTVLKLLA; encoded by the coding sequence ATGTATTTTTTTATTAAGACTTTGATTTCTGCGCTGGTCATTGCTGGAGTAACTATGCTTTCAGAGAAAACTCCAGTAGGGGCGGCTTTATTGAAATCACTCCCACTTACATCTTTTTTAGTATTTCTCTTTATGAAGTATGAAGGCAGGACAAATCAAGAAATTAGCAGAATGTCGTGGGACATTTTGTGGTTAGTTTTACCATCTCTTATCTTATTCGTTGTATTTCCGATCTTACTTGATAAAGGACAAGGATTCGGAACTTCGCTTTTTGTCGCCAGCATTGTTATGGTTACTGCTTATGGGACTGTCTTAAAGTTATTAGCATAA
- a CDS encoding DUF2914 domain-containing protein, with protein MGSLTNRLKNYYNENETRINIGFFFFGVLVDIFTVSDIDNPLTVAQQVIYLFTIGLLLYYDFLSRQDGGIQVRRMFSKIWDYRDVFLHFFMGGLLSIYSIFFIKSASIFSSFAFIIFMVSLMVINELKFFRKNKVNFKIGLYLICVFSFFSMIFPVLLGFVGWQPFALSLVATLLFLWALYRMLLRRVNNGKALRNALILPGVAVLSLFGLFYYLGWIPPVPLSTQEIGIYHDVQKVEGDYILKHQTPTWMFWRKGDQHFVAQEGDKIYVFVRVFSPARFSDSVILHWQLYNDSKQQWTTTDRIPMSIRGGRKGGYRGYASKQNYQEGEYRVLIETQDGREIGRLGFWVSLAEYPDENRTFFTATR; from the coding sequence ATGGGAAGTTTAACGAATCGTCTTAAAAATTATTACAATGAAAACGAAACCCGAATCAATATTGGATTTTTTTTCTTTGGAGTTTTAGTAGATATTTTTACCGTATCTGATATTGATAATCCACTGACTGTGGCTCAGCAGGTGATTTATCTTTTTACTATTGGTCTTCTGCTTTATTATGATTTTTTAAGTCGCCAAGATGGGGGCATCCAAGTGCGTAGGATGTTTTCTAAGATTTGGGACTATAGGGATGTGTTTTTACATTTCTTTATGGGTGGGCTTTTAAGCATTTACTCGATCTTCTTTATCAAGAGTGCTTCGATCTTTTCTTCTTTTGCTTTTATTATTTTTATGGTCTCGTTGATGGTGATCAATGAGTTGAAGTTCTTTAGAAAAAATAAAGTGAACTTTAAAATTGGCCTGTATCTGATCTGTGTTTTTTCTTTCTTTTCGATGATCTTTCCTGTCCTGCTAGGATTTGTAGGTTGGCAGCCCTTTGCTTTGTCTTTGGTGGCCACACTTTTATTTCTTTGGGCCCTTTATCGAATGCTATTAAGGCGTGTGAACAACGGTAAGGCTCTTAGAAATGCGCTGATCCTACCAGGTGTGGCGGTGTTAAGTCTTTTTGGTTTATTTTATTACTTGGGTTGGATTCCCCCTGTGCCTTTATCTACGCAAGAGATTGGGATCTATCACGATGTGCAGAAAGTCGAAGGGGATTACATTTTAAAGCATCAAACCCCCACGTGGATGTTTTGGCGAAAGGGCGATCAGCATTTTGTCGCTCAAGAGGGGGACAAGATTTATGTGTTTGTCAGAGTCTTTTCTCCAGCGCGTTTTAGTGACAGCGTGATTTTACATTGGCAGCTGTATAATGACTCCAAACAGCAATGGACGACCACAGATCGTATTCCTATGAGCATTCGTGGGGGACGCAAAGGGGGCTATAGAGGCTATGCCTCCAAACAGAACTACCAAGAGGGCGAATATCGGGTTCTTATTGAGACCCAAGACGGGCGCGAGATTGGTAGACTGGGTTTTTGGGTCAGTCTGGCAGAATATCCTGACGAAAACAGAACATTTTTTACCGCCACACGCTAG
- a CDS encoding small ribosomal subunit Rsm22 family protein has product MHSLYDAIEKTLNTLNYSYQNPKPLAAAILKASDYFIKRAGASPWADPDFCAAYIAHFLPMNVFRLRQGLIRLQQPQILQLLHHTPVYDYGCGPLTFLIAYTLTFKQWPYSYKYFDLDPRAPRLGLQILKQTLTRMATETQHDKPTASLSQELPTHLTPLNQVSSDHIVTLSYSLNELPEALRLQFLNFKHLLIFEPSMRTTSRQLLEFRSIALKQGFFSLAPCFHSLACPMLTHSQKDWCFDRASIDLPPQALNLYKHLPFDQEQATFSYLLLSQTEAASVAATPWARVVGDTLKEKGKTRTMICRDERREFLAVLKKQKLDLKLHRGEAIQIPESTEIKGNELRITSLPES; this is encoded by the coding sequence TAAACACCCTCAATTATTCCTACCAAAATCCTAAACCCTTAGCTGCGGCTATTTTAAAAGCCTCAGATTACTTCATCAAACGCGCAGGAGCTTCTCCTTGGGCTGACCCTGATTTTTGTGCCGCTTATATTGCCCATTTTTTACCCATGAATGTCTTTCGCTTACGCCAAGGGCTTATTCGCTTACAGCAACCACAGATTCTTCAGCTTTTGCATCACACTCCTGTTTATGATTATGGATGTGGGCCTCTGACATTTTTAATCGCTTATACCTTGACCTTTAAACAGTGGCCTTACAGTTATAAATATTTTGACCTTGATCCGCGCGCGCCTCGTTTGGGTTTACAGATTTTAAAACAGACTCTGACAAGAATGGCGACGGAAACACAACATGATAAACCCACAGCCTCTCTCAGCCAAGAGCTTCCAACACATCTTACGCCTCTAAATCAAGTGTCTTCAGATCATATTGTCACTTTATCCTATTCTTTAAATGAACTTCCCGAAGCTTTAAGGTTACAATTCTTAAACTTTAAGCACCTTTTGATCTTTGAACCTTCTATGCGCACCACCTCACGTCAGCTCTTAGAGTTTAGAAGCATAGCACTTAAACAAGGGTTTTTTAGTCTTGCACCGTGCTTTCATAGTTTAGCTTGTCCCATGCTCACCCATTCACAAAAGGACTGGTGCTTTGATCGCGCGAGTATAGATCTTCCTCCTCAAGCCTTGAATCTCTACAAACATCTTCCTTTTGATCAAGAGCAAGCCACTTTTTCTTACTTGCTGTTAAGCCAAACAGAGGCGGCTTCTGTGGCAGCTACTCCATGGGCACGAGTGGTCGGTGACACTCTCAAAGAAAAAGGCAAAACCCGCACCATGATTTGTAGAGATGAACGCCGTGAATTTCTGGCGGTTCTAAAAAAACAAAAGCTAGACCTTAAGCTACATCGAGGTGAGGCCATACAAATTCCAGAATCTACCGAAATCAAAGGCAACGAGCTTCGCATAACATCCTTGCCTGAGTCCTAA